A single genomic interval of Alistipes provencensis harbors:
- a CDS encoding fumarate reductase/succinate dehydrogenase flavoprotein subunit — translation MAFKLDAKIPAGALAEKWSNHKTAIKVVSPANKRKLDIIIIGTGLGGASAAASLGELGYNVKVFCIQDSPRRAHSIAAQGGINAAKNYQNDNDSVYRLFYDTIKGGDYRAREANVYRLAEVSNLIIDQCVGQGVPFAREYGGLLANRSFGGAQVSRTFYARGQTGQQLLLGAYAALNKEIAAGSVKSYPRHEMLDIVIEDGEAKGIIARNLVTGEIERHGAHAVVIATGGYGNVFFLSTNAMASNGSAAFQCYRKGAGFANPCFTQIHPTCIPVHGDQQSKLTLMSESLRNDGRIWVPKKLEDVKAIRAGKLKPSQIAEEDRDYYLERRYPAFGNLVPRDVASRAAKERCDAGFGVNETGLAVYLDFKTAIARLGKDIIKQRYGNLFDMYEEITDVSPYEEPMQIFPAVHYTMGGIWVDYNLMTTIPGLYAIGEANFSDHGANRLGASALMQGLADGYFVLPYTIGDYLSHKIQAPKVKTDTKAFDEAEKGVKEKIAKLLSINGKQSVDDIHKKLGHIMWENVGMARTKESLEKAIVEIQALRKEFWKDVKVVGRENDFNVELEKALRLADFLELGELMARDALNREESCGGHFRTEHQTEEGEAKRDDEHFVYAAVWEYKGMDEAPELTKEPLNFEFVHPAQRNYKD, via the coding sequence ATGGCTTTCAAATTAGATGCTAAGATTCCTGCCGGGGCTCTCGCCGAGAAGTGGAGCAACCACAAGACGGCCATCAAGGTCGTAAGTCCCGCCAACAAGCGCAAACTCGACATCATCATCATCGGTACGGGTCTGGGAGGCGCCTCCGCAGCCGCTTCGCTCGGCGAACTGGGCTACAACGTCAAGGTGTTCTGCATCCAGGATTCGCCCCGCCGCGCCCACTCGATCGCAGCGCAGGGCGGTATCAACGCCGCCAAGAACTACCAGAACGACAACGACTCGGTATACCGCCTCTTCTACGACACGATCAAGGGCGGCGACTACCGCGCCCGTGAGGCCAACGTCTACCGTCTGGCCGAGGTTTCGAACCTCATCATCGACCAGTGCGTCGGTCAGGGCGTTCCCTTCGCCCGCGAATACGGCGGCCTGCTGGCCAACCGTTCGTTCGGCGGCGCACAGGTGTCGCGTACGTTCTATGCCCGCGGCCAGACGGGACAGCAGCTCCTGCTGGGCGCCTATGCAGCCCTCAACAAGGAGATCGCAGCCGGTTCGGTGAAGAGCTACCCGCGTCACGAGATGCTGGACATCGTCATCGAGGACGGCGAGGCAAAGGGCATCATCGCCCGCAACCTCGTCACGGGCGAGATCGAGCGCCACGGCGCTCACGCCGTCGTGATCGCCACGGGCGGCTACGGCAACGTCTTCTTCCTCTCGACCAACGCCATGGCGTCGAACGGCTCGGCCGCATTCCAGTGCTACCGCAAGGGCGCCGGCTTCGCCAACCCCTGCTTCACGCAGATCCACCCCACCTGCATCCCCGTGCACGGCGACCAGCAGTCGAAACTGACGCTGATGTCCGAGTCGCTGCGTAACGACGGCCGCATCTGGGTTCCCAAGAAACTCGAGGACGTGAAGGCCATCCGCGCCGGCAAACTCAAGCCCTCGCAGATCGCCGAGGAGGACCGCGACTACTATCTCGAGCGCCGCTACCCGGCCTTCGGTAACCTCGTGCCGCGCGACGTGGCTTCGCGCGCCGCCAAGGAGCGCTGCGACGCAGGCTTCGGCGTGAACGAGACCGGTCTGGCCGTATACCTCGACTTCAAGACCGCCATTGCGCGTCTGGGCAAGGATATCATCAAACAGCGTTACGGCAACCTCTTCGACATGTACGAGGAGATCACCGACGTAAGTCCCTACGAGGAGCCGATGCAGATTTTCCCCGCCGTGCACTACACGATGGGCGGTATCTGGGTCGACTACAACCTGATGACCACCATCCCGGGCCTCTACGCCATCGGCGAGGCCAACTTCTCGGACCACGGCGCCAACCGTCTGGGCGCTTCGGCGCTGATGCAGGGTCTGGCGGACGGTTACTTCGTACTGCCCTACACCATCGGCGACTACCTTTCGCACAAGATTCAGGCTCCGAAGGTGAAGACCGACACCAAGGCTTTCGACGAAGCCGAGAAGGGCGTGAAGGAGAAGATCGCCAAACTGCTCTCGATCAACGGCAAGCAGTCGGTGGACGACATCCACAAGAAGCTGGGTCACATCATGTGGGAGAACGTCGGCATGGCCCGCACGAAGGAGTCCCTCGAAAAGGCCATCGTCGAGATTCAGGCGCTCCGCAAGGAGTTCTGGAAAGACGTGAAGGTCGTAGGCCGCGAGAACGACTTCAACGTCGAGCTCGAGAAGGCGCTGCGTCTGGCCGACTTCCTCGAACTGGGCGAACTGATGGCCCGCGACGCCCTCAACCGCGAGGAGTCGTGCGGCGGCCACTTCCGCACGGAGCACCAGACCGAGGAGGGCGAAGCCAAGCGCGACGACGAACACTTCGTATATGCCGCCGTATGGGAGTACAAGGGCATGGACGAGGCTCCGGAGCTCACCAAAGAGCCCCTGAACTTCGAGTTCGTACACCCCGCACAGCGCAACTACAAAGACTAA
- a CDS encoding succinate dehydrogenase cytochrome b subunit — translation MSCFLSNSSLGKKLVMSVTGAFLVLFILFHMSMNITAIISPEAYNMICAFLGANWYALAGTAVLALGVLVHFIYAVILTLNNYKARGSQRYAVTVQEPGVAWASKNMLVLGFIILGGLLIHLIHFWSKMQLVEILGGHESMVGGQMIAATDGAALIAYTFSKWYNVVIYLVWFFALWFHLTHGVWSMFQTVGWANDTWYPRLKCIANIVATIIFLGFAAVVLVYFFCPCITGVC, via the coding sequence ATGAGCTGTTTTCTATCTAATTCCTCGCTCGGCAAGAAGTTAGTTATGAGTGTGACGGGAGCATTCCTCGTCCTTTTCATTCTCTTCCACATGTCGATGAACATCACGGCGATCATCTCGCCCGAGGCGTACAACATGATTTGCGCGTTCCTCGGCGCGAACTGGTATGCGCTGGCTGGTACGGCCGTACTGGCGCTGGGTGTTCTGGTCCACTTCATCTACGCCGTGATCCTCACGCTGAACAACTACAAGGCACGCGGTTCGCAGCGTTACGCCGTGACGGTTCAGGAGCCGGGCGTGGCCTGGGCTTCGAAGAACATGCTCGTACTGGGCTTCATCATTCTCGGCGGCCTGCTGATCCACCTCATCCATTTCTGGTCGAAAATGCAGCTCGTGGAGATTCTGGGCGGACACGAATCGATGGTCGGCGGCCAGATGATCGCCGCAACCGACGGGGCTGCGCTGATCGCCTACACCTTCTCGAAATGGTACAACGTGGTGATCTACCTCGTGTGGTTCTTCGCCCTGTGGTTCCACCTCACACACGGCGTATGGTCGATGTTCCAAACCGTGGGATGGGCCAACGACACATGGTATCCCCGCCTGAAGTGCATCGCCAACATCGTGGCCACGATCATATTCCTCGGCTTCGCCGCAGTGGTACTTGTCTACTTCTTCTGCCCCTGCATCACAGGCGTATGCTAA
- a CDS encoding 5-formyltetrahydrofolate cyclo-ligase, with protein sequence MTKKELRAMMRKLNRGIAPAERAAASERIFARVERSEAFGRARTVGVFCSLADEPETAEVFARWSAAGKRLAVPRVEGDVMRFFVYDPRTMRPGAFGIAEPGPGALECAPQELDLVIVPGTAFTAAGARMGRGRGYYDKYLALPGVHAVKIGVCYAHQLVGELPAEPHDVAMDAIICDD encoded by the coding sequence ATGACCAAAAAAGAATTGCGCGCCATGATGCGGAAACTCAACCGCGGAATCGCCCCTGCGGAGCGTGCCGCGGCGTCGGAGCGTATCTTCGCCCGGGTGGAGCGGTCGGAGGCTTTCGGCCGGGCCCGCACGGTGGGCGTTTTCTGCTCGCTGGCCGACGAGCCGGAGACGGCGGAGGTGTTTGCGCGGTGGTCTGCCGCCGGCAAACGGCTGGCCGTGCCGCGCGTCGAGGGCGACGTGATGCGGTTCTTCGTATATGATCCCCGGACGATGCGCCCGGGGGCTTTCGGCATTGCCGAACCGGGTCCGGGGGCGCTGGAGTGCGCGCCGCAGGAGCTGGATCTGGTGATCGTTCCCGGCACGGCATTCACCGCCGCGGGGGCCCGGATGGGACGCGGACGCGGTTACTACGACAAATACCTCGCGCTGCCCGGCGTACATGCCGTGAAAATAGGGGTCTGCTATGCCCACCAACTGGTCGGGGAGCTGCCCGCGGAGCCGCACGACGTGGCGATGGATGCAATAATATGCGATGATTGA
- a CDS encoding DUF169 domain-containing protein encodes MDAKEFSAAYAEAFGPAAGLPLLFWYSEEPVRTVPKTEGCFFKALGEACEGFPVSLNAGNIGCGGGKFYTGFAPMPPFVPTFVSQKEHYKQTPEMVLEFIGRLGIPEASGAWLNFARIDTDAGIEVFGRAEGVLFFATPDVLSGLVSWAVYDNNADDAVRAPFGSGCSAVVTQAVVENRRGGRSVFLGLFDPSVRPWVGESVLSLAVPMSRMREMCGTMRASCLFGTHAWNKVRDRINK; translated from the coding sequence ATGGATGCAAAAGAGTTTTCCGCCGCTTATGCGGAGGCGTTCGGACCGGCAGCCGGGCTGCCGCTGCTGTTCTGGTATTCGGAGGAGCCGGTGCGCACCGTTCCTAAAACCGAAGGGTGCTTTTTCAAGGCGCTGGGCGAAGCCTGCGAGGGGTTTCCGGTAAGCCTCAATGCCGGGAATATCGGCTGCGGGGGCGGAAAGTTCTACACCGGGTTCGCCCCGATGCCGCCGTTCGTGCCGACTTTCGTGTCGCAGAAGGAGCATTACAAACAAACGCCCGAAATGGTGCTGGAATTCATCGGCCGGCTCGGGATTCCGGAGGCCTCCGGGGCATGGCTCAACTTTGCGCGCATCGACACCGATGCGGGTATTGAGGTCTTCGGCCGTGCCGAAGGGGTGCTGTTTTTCGCCACGCCCGACGTGCTGTCGGGGCTGGTGTCGTGGGCTGTCTATGACAACAATGCCGACGATGCCGTGCGTGCGCCTTTCGGGTCGGGATGCAGCGCCGTCGTGACGCAGGCCGTGGTGGAGAACCGCCGGGGCGGTCGCAGCGTCTTTCTGGGATTGTTCGACCCCTCGGTGCGTCCGTGGGTCGGGGAGTCGGTGCTGAGTCTGGCCGTGCCGATGTCGCGGATGCGCGAGATGTGCGGCACGATGCGTGCAAGCTGCCTGTTCGGGACTCACGCATGGAACAAGGTGAGGGACCGTATTAATAAATAG
- a CDS encoding patatin-like phospholipase family protein, with product MKKRRAALVLAGGGARGVAHIGAIEELESQGFEISAVAGTSMGALVGGVYASGHMEPFKEWLCDLDKYKVFSLVDFALSTEGLVKGDRVMKAMKELVPDVKIEKMPVPFTAVAADLLTGREVVLERGGLYDAIRASISIPSVFKPVRRNGQVLIDGGTVNPLPLNRVRREEGDLLVAVDVSAPFGAPAPKTRVSLNYYKVLIASSEIMQQHITQLMCRLYKPDILVEMPADSYGIFEFYRSKELIEAGRTATRAALERMLVEA from the coding sequence ATGAAGAAAAGAAGAGCGGCGCTGGTGCTGGCCGGCGGCGGAGCGCGCGGCGTGGCCCATATCGGAGCTATCGAAGAGTTGGAAAGTCAGGGTTTTGAAATCAGCGCCGTCGCCGGTACGTCGATGGGTGCGCTGGTCGGCGGCGTCTATGCCTCGGGGCATATGGAGCCTTTCAAGGAGTGGCTGTGCGATCTCGATAAATACAAGGTTTTCAGCTTGGTGGACTTCGCGCTGAGTACCGAAGGACTGGTCAAGGGCGACCGCGTGATGAAGGCCATGAAAGAGCTGGTTCCGGATGTGAAGATCGAGAAGATGCCCGTTCCGTTCACCGCCGTGGCGGCCGACCTGCTCACGGGACGCGAAGTGGTGCTGGAACGCGGCGGACTGTACGACGCCATCCGGGCTTCGATCTCGATCCCTTCGGTCTTCAAACCCGTGCGCCGCAACGGGCAGGTGCTGATCGACGGCGGCACGGTCAATCCGCTGCCGCTGAACCGTGTACGCCGCGAGGAGGGTGATCTGCTGGTAGCCGTGGACGTCAGTGCCCCGTTCGGGGCTCCCGCGCCGAAGACCCGGGTTTCGCTCAATTACTATAAGGTGCTGATCGCTTCGTCGGAGATCATGCAGCAGCACATCACCCAACTGATGTGCCGGCTCTACAAGCCCGACATTCTGGTCGAGATGCCCGCCGACAGCTACGGCATTTTCGAATTCTATCGCTCGAAGGAGCTGATCGAGGCGGGGCGCACGGCAACGCGCGCAGCGCTCGAACGCATGCTGGTCGAGGCCTGA
- the gdhA gene encoding NADP-specific glutamate dehydrogenase → MNEQVQQYVEDFMARLIARNPGEPEFHQAVREVAESLAPHIVASPILQKMKVLERIAEPERVIIFRVPWLNDKGEIEINRGYRIQMNSAIGPYKGGIRFHPSVNLSILKFLAFEQTFKNSLTTLPMGGGKGGSDFNPKGKSDNEVMRFCQSFMTELQRHIGQNTDVPAGDIGVGGREIGFMFGQYKRLRDEFTGTLTGKGRDWGGSPLRPEATGYGTCYFAQEMLATRNDSFEGKTVCISGSGNVAQYACQKATELGAKVVTLSDSSGYIHDPEGISPEKLEYVMELKNVFRGRIKEYADKYPSATYYPGERPWGVKCDIAMPCATQNELNGGEAQALVDNGCMCVAEGANMPSTPDAIRIFQQNKLLYAPGKAANAGGVATSGLEMTQNSIRLTWSPEEVDAKLKSIMQNIHSVCVHYGTQPDGYINYVVGANIGGFMKVANAMLAQGCV, encoded by the coding sequence ATGAACGAGCAAGTCCAACAGTACGTCGAAGATTTCATGGCCCGGCTCATCGCCCGCAACCCCGGCGAACCGGAATTTCATCAGGCTGTCCGCGAGGTGGCCGAATCGCTGGCGCCCCACATCGTCGCCAGCCCGATCCTGCAGAAGATGAAGGTGCTGGAGCGCATCGCAGAGCCCGAGCGCGTCATCATCTTCCGCGTACCGTGGCTCAACGACAAAGGCGAAATCGAGATCAACCGCGGTTACCGCATCCAGATGAACAGCGCCATCGGCCCCTACAAGGGCGGCATCCGCTTCCACCCCTCGGTCAACCTCTCGATCCTGAAATTCCTTGCCTTCGAGCAGACCTTCAAGAACAGCCTCACGACCCTCCCGATGGGCGGCGGCAAAGGCGGTTCGGACTTCAACCCCAAGGGCAAGTCCGACAACGAGGTGATGCGCTTCTGCCAGTCGTTCATGACCGAGCTTCAGCGCCACATCGGCCAGAACACCGACGTTCCGGCCGGCGACATCGGCGTCGGAGGCCGTGAGATCGGCTTCATGTTCGGCCAGTACAAGCGCCTGCGCGACGAGTTCACCGGCACGCTCACCGGCAAGGGCCGCGACTGGGGCGGCAGCCCGCTGCGTCCCGAAGCCACGGGCTACGGAACGTGCTACTTCGCCCAAGAGATGCTGGCCACGCGCAACGACTCGTTCGAGGGCAAGACCGTCTGCATCTCGGGTTCGGGCAACGTCGCCCAGTACGCCTGCCAGAAGGCCACCGAGCTGGGCGCCAAGGTCGTGACGCTCTCCGACTCGTCGGGCTACATCCACGATCCCGAAGGCATCAGCCCCGAGAAGCTGGAATACGTCATGGAGCTGAAGAACGTCTTCCGCGGCCGCATCAAGGAGTATGCCGACAAATATCCGTCGGCCACCTACTACCCCGGCGAGCGTCCGTGGGGCGTGAAGTGCGACATCGCCATGCCGTGCGCCACGCAGAACGAACTGAACGGCGGCGAGGCGCAGGCGCTGGTCGACAACGGCTGCATGTGCGTCGCCGAGGGAGCCAACATGCCCTCGACCCCCGATGCCATCCGCATTTTCCAGCAGAACAAGCTGCTCTATGCTCCGGGCAAGGCGGCCAACGCCGGCGGCGTGGCCACCTCGGGACTCGAAATGACCCAAAACTCGATACGCCTCACTTGGTCGCCCGAGGAGGTCGATGCGAAGCTGAAATCCATCATGCAGAACATCCACTCGGTCTGTGTGCACTACGGCACCCAGCCCGACGGGTATATCAACTACGTCGTGGGCGCCAACATCGGCGGCTTCATGAAGGTGGCCAACGCCATGCTCGCACAGGGCTGCGTCTAA
- a CDS encoding DUF4923 family protein, which translates to MKMKKILLSAAALLLLAGTTSAQDWKEALKKAATAAADKATDGKLTQYALAGTWNYTGPGVKFEGEDLASELGGAALESSVVKQLTKAYALAGIKPGAGTFTFERDSDAFSATLGRHNLTGTYEYEAATHVVTLHFAKGKINLGSVPGHAYISGTELVLVFPVTRLVEMMTTLGSKISSLSTAAALLSKYKDVYVGFAFSK; encoded by the coding sequence ATGAAAATGAAAAAAATCCTTTTATCCGCAGCGGCTTTGCTCCTGCTCGCCGGAACGACATCGGCCCAAGACTGGAAAGAGGCCCTGAAAAAAGCCGCCACGGCGGCGGCCGACAAAGCCACCGACGGCAAACTCACCCAATATGCGCTGGCCGGCACATGGAACTACACGGGTCCGGGCGTCAAGTTCGAAGGCGAGGACCTCGCTTCGGAACTCGGCGGCGCGGCCCTCGAAAGCTCGGTCGTCAAGCAGTTGACGAAAGCCTATGCGTTGGCCGGGATCAAACCCGGCGCCGGAACGTTCACCTTCGAACGCGACAGCGACGCTTTCTCGGCAACGCTGGGCAGGCACAACCTCACGGGGACCTACGAATACGAAGCCGCAACGCACGTCGTGACGCTCCATTTCGCCAAGGGCAAGATCAACTTGGGGTCGGTGCCGGGCCACGCCTACATCAGCGGCACGGAACTGGTGCTGGTCTTCCCGGTCACCCGGCTCGTGGAGATGATGACCACCCTCGGCAGTAAAATCTCCTCGCTTTCGACGGCCGCCGCCCTGCTGTCGAAATACAAGGATGTCTACGTCGGATTCGCCTTTTCCAAGTGA
- a CDS encoding NAD(+) synthase: protein MDNFGFLKVAAAIPHVRVGDCDYNAERMAALADEAARRGVEIVAFPELGVTAYTCGDLVLQPTLLDAADEALERLVRATRKLPLTLIAGVPLRHGSGLYNCAVVFTQGKVLGVVPKTYVPNYGEFYENRWFASGAGISDEHIVVAGQQADFGADLTFEVNGAEFGIEICEDLWTAVPPSSQLALNGAKVIFNLSASPEAAGKHAYLRQLVAQQSARAIAAYVYCSAGFGESSTDLVFAGNGIVAENGAVLREAARFSPEEQLVVADVDIERLEFERRRNTSFRMNEAATENTVIEMEIPEGLRGVVLDRDIDPMPFVPKDEAHRSERCEEIFHIQSHGLAQRMAHTRAEKAVIGISGGLDSTLALLVTVRTFDFLKMDRAGIIGITMPGFGTTDRTYNNALELMRGLGVTIREIPIRDACAQHFKDIGLDPDDRGAAYENAQARERTQILMDVANMEGGLVVGTGDLSELALGWATYNGDQMSMYGVNASVPKTLVRHLVKWAADTEKDAATRATLLDIIDTPVSPELLPADAEGRIAQKTEDLVGPYELHDFFLYNFLRAGYGPAKILLLAEQAFEGSYDRTAIVKWLTVFFRRFFTQQFKRSAMPDGPKVGSVALSPRGDWRMPSDASAAAWLREIDEL from the coding sequence ATGGACAATTTCGGTTTTCTGAAAGTGGCCGCGGCGATCCCGCATGTGCGGGTCGGCGACTGCGACTACAACGCCGAGCGCATGGCGGCGCTGGCCGACGAGGCCGCCCGGCGGGGCGTCGAGATCGTGGCGTTCCCCGAACTAGGCGTGACGGCCTACACCTGCGGCGACCTCGTGCTGCAACCGACGCTGCTCGACGCGGCCGACGAAGCGCTGGAAAGGCTCGTGCGCGCCACGCGCAAGCTGCCCCTCACGCTGATCGCCGGAGTTCCCCTGCGCCACGGGTCGGGGCTCTACAACTGCGCCGTGGTCTTCACGCAGGGCAAGGTGCTGGGCGTGGTTCCCAAGACCTACGTTCCGAACTACGGCGAATTTTACGAAAACCGCTGGTTCGCCTCGGGAGCCGGGATCTCGGACGAACACATCGTCGTCGCGGGACAGCAGGCCGACTTCGGCGCCGACCTCACGTTCGAGGTCAACGGCGCGGAATTCGGCATCGAGATCTGCGAGGACCTCTGGACCGCCGTGCCGCCCTCGTCGCAGTTGGCGCTGAACGGCGCGAAGGTAATTTTCAACCTCTCGGCCTCGCCCGAAGCCGCGGGCAAGCACGCCTACCTGCGGCAGTTGGTGGCCCAGCAGTCGGCCCGCGCGATCGCGGCCTACGTCTACTGCTCGGCGGGCTTCGGCGAATCCTCGACCGACCTCGTGTTCGCCGGCAACGGCATCGTCGCCGAGAACGGCGCCGTCCTGCGCGAAGCCGCACGGTTCTCGCCCGAGGAGCAACTCGTCGTCGCCGACGTGGACATCGAACGGCTGGAGTTCGAACGCCGCCGCAACACCTCGTTCCGCATGAACGAAGCGGCGACGGAGAATACCGTGATCGAAATGGAGATTCCCGAGGGGCTCCGCGGCGTAGTCCTCGACCGCGACATCGACCCGATGCCGTTCGTACCGAAGGACGAAGCGCACCGCAGCGAACGCTGCGAGGAGATATTCCATATCCAGTCGCACGGACTGGCACAGCGGATGGCCCACACCCGCGCCGAAAAGGCCGTCATCGGCATCTCGGGCGGACTGGATTCGACCCTTGCGCTGCTCGTGACGGTCCGCACGTTCGACTTCCTGAAAATGGACCGCGCCGGGATCATCGGCATCACGATGCCGGGCTTCGGCACCACCGACCGCACCTACAACAACGCACTGGAACTGATGCGCGGACTGGGCGTCACGATCCGTGAAATCCCGATCCGCGACGCCTGCGCACAGCACTTCAAGGATATCGGCCTCGATCCCGACGACCGGGGCGCTGCCTACGAAAACGCTCAGGCCCGCGAACGCACGCAGATACTGATGGACGTGGCCAACATGGAGGGCGGACTGGTGGTCGGCACGGGCGACCTGTCGGAACTGGCGCTGGGCTGGGCGACCTACAACGGCGACCAGATGTCGATGTACGGCGTCAACGCCTCGGTCCCCAAGACGCTGGTGCGTCACCTCGTGAAGTGGGCCGCCGACACGGAAAAGGATGCCGCGACGCGCGCCACGCTGCTGGACATCATCGACACCCCGGTCAGCCCCGAGCTGCTGCCGGCCGACGCCGAGGGCAGGATCGCCCAGAAGACCGAGGACCTCGTGGGTCCCTACGAACTCCACGACTTCTTCCTCTACAACTTCCTGCGCGCAGGCTACGGCCCGGCGAAAATCCTGCTGCTGGCCGAACAGGCCTTCGAAGGGAGTTACGACCGCACCGCGATCGTCAAGTGGCTCACGGTCTTCTTCCGCCGCTTCTTCACCCAGCAGTTCAAACGTTCGGCCATGCCCGACGGCCCGAAAGTGGGCTCGGTGGCGCTCTCGCCCCGCGGCGACTGGCGCATGCCCTCCGACGCTTCGGCGGCGGCATGGCTCCGGGAAATAGACGAATTATGA
- the pepT gene encoding peptidase T, whose translation MDLKERFLKYVSYDTQSSEESTTFPSTEKQKVLLAALRDEMEALGMTEVTMDQYGYVMGTIPATAGCENAPVIGFIAHVDTSPDMSGKEVKPRVIEEYDGGDIALNGQLTMKVSDFPELAFFKGHTLIHTDGTTLLGADDKAGVAEIMTAAEYLLAHPEIKHGKIRIGFTPDEEVGRGVDFFDVKAFGADFAYTVDGGMEGELEYENFNAASAKIEIQGRNVHPGYAKAKMINAIDVACELQTLLPAAERPQYTEGYEGFYHCVGVNGTVEKASLSYIIRDHDAEKFEQKKVFMWAAVDLLKKKYGDEVLTLTLKDQYYNMRKMVEPHPQVIDKALRAMEMAEVKPLVRPIRGGTDGARLSFMGLPCPNLFTGGMNFHGKFEYCSLTTMRKAQQVILNLAQLWCE comes from the coding sequence ATGGACCTGAAAGAACGTTTTCTGAAATATGTCTCCTACGATACCCAATCTTCGGAGGAGAGCACCACATTCCCCTCGACCGAGAAGCAGAAGGTCCTTCTGGCGGCCCTGCGCGACGAGATGGAGGCCCTCGGCATGACCGAGGTCACGATGGACCAGTACGGTTATGTGATGGGCACGATCCCCGCCACGGCAGGGTGTGAGAACGCCCCCGTCATCGGCTTCATCGCCCATGTGGACACCTCGCCCGACATGAGCGGCAAGGAGGTGAAACCCCGCGTGATCGAGGAGTACGACGGCGGCGACATCGCCCTGAACGGGCAACTGACGATGAAGGTTTCGGATTTCCCCGAGCTGGCCTTCTTCAAGGGTCACACGCTCATCCACACCGACGGCACGACGCTGCTGGGCGCCGACGACAAGGCGGGCGTGGCCGAAATCATGACCGCTGCGGAGTACCTCCTGGCGCATCCCGAGATAAAACACGGAAAAATCCGCATCGGCTTCACCCCCGACGAGGAGGTGGGCCGCGGAGTCGATTTCTTCGACGTGAAAGCCTTCGGCGCCGACTTCGCCTACACGGTCGACGGCGGCATGGAGGGCGAACTGGAATACGAGAACTTCAACGCCGCGAGCGCCAAGATCGAGATTCAGGGCCGCAACGTCCATCCGGGTTACGCCAAGGCCAAGATGATCAACGCCATCGATGTGGCGTGCGAACTGCAAACGCTGCTGCCCGCCGCCGAACGCCCCCAGTACACCGAGGGTTACGAGGGTTTCTACCACTGCGTAGGCGTGAACGGCACGGTCGAGAAGGCCTCGCTGAGCTACATCATCCGCGACCACGACGCCGAGAAATTCGAGCAGAAGAAGGTCTTCATGTGGGCCGCCGTCGACCTGCTGAAAAAGAAATACGGCGACGAGGTCCTGACCCTCACGCTCAAGGACCAGTATTACAACATGCGCAAGATGGTCGAACCGCATCCGCAGGTGATCGACAAGGCGCTGCGGGCGATGGAGATGGCGGAGGTGAAACCCCTCGTGCGGCCCATCCGGGGCGGTACCGACGGCGCACGCCTCTCGTTCATGGGCCTGCCCTGCCCCAACCTCTTCACCGGGGGCATGAATTTCCACGGCAAGTTCGAATACTGCTCGCTCACGACGATGCGCAAGGCCCAGCAGGTGATCCTCAACCTCGCGCAGTTGTGGTGCGAATAA